From Symphalangus syndactylus isolate Jambi chromosome 17, NHGRI_mSymSyn1-v2.1_pri, whole genome shotgun sequence, one genomic window encodes:
- the LOC134733321 gene encoding large ribosomal subunit protein eL18-like has translation MGVDIRHNKDQKVGRKQSKSQDIYLRLLVKLYRFLARTNSTFNQVVLKRLFTSRTNRPPLSLSRMIRKMKLPGPENKTAVVVGTATDDVRVQEVPKLKVCAPHVTSRARSRILRAGGKILTFDQLALDSTKGCGTVLLSGPHKGREVYRHFGKAPGTPHSHTKPYVRSKGWKFERARGRRASRGYKN, from the coding sequence ATGGGAGTCGACATCCGCCACAACAAGGACCAGAAGGTTGGGCGCAAGCAGTCCAAGAGCCAGGATATTTACCTGAGGCTGTTGGTCAAGTTGTACAGGTTTCTGGCCAGAACCAACTCCACATTCAACCAGGTTGTGTTGAAGAGGTTGTTTACGAGTCGCACCAACCGGCCGCCTCTGTCCCTTTCCCGGATGATCCGGAAGATGAAGCTTCCTGGCCCGGAAAACAAAACGGCCGTGGTTGTGGGGACCGCAACGGATGACGTGCGGGTTCAAGAGGTGCCCAAACTGAAGGTATGTGCACCGCACGTGACCAGCCGGGCCCGCAGCCGCATCCTCAGGGCAGGGGGCAAGATCCTCACTTTCGACCAGCTGGCCCTGGACTCCACCAAGGGCTGCGGCACTGTCCTGCTCTCCGGTCCTCACAAGGGCCGAGAGGTGTACCGGCATTTTGGCAAGGCCCCAGGAACCCCGCACAGCCACACCAAACCCTACGTCCGCTCCAAGGGCTGGAAGTTCGAGCGTGCCAGAGGCCGACGGGCCAGCCGAGGCTACAAAAACTAA